In Helianthus annuus cultivar XRQ/B chromosome 9, HanXRQr2.0-SUNRISE, whole genome shotgun sequence, the following are encoded in one genomic region:
- the LOC110875560 gene encoding calphotin-like: protein MYPVINMLLDVVVDDDVDLFDEEPLEDDVEGEALIAADDLLLLADAPAEEASSVAPAPAPSFAIEHDIDEDSDPVFPPGFDPDQDIEFIHLDQPMEDPVDPVDPAFADPADFEMVFDDPEPAVALEPVVVPDPAFEHDPIHDDAPVVNPLVADIPIDDYPIVAPLLEDDHVVADAHFDALPLLEGPVVAPLVVDEHVADIPAEPDVVAPLPDPVPLEPDHALFATHVDPRYAHTRNGWIDDDDEYPPFVVPVTPVPAPASAPFDAPLFPTHTADAHRTNLPITFLQEIPPPRPGEGSSRQPFGHTPFLTGGDQSLPQIPHHTAVPPVPPFTVPHFTPASEPFLWTSPPIMPPSDPYHPFHMGYSVEDILRSFMV, encoded by the exons ATGTACCCTGTTATTAATATGCTTCTAGACGTAGTCGTTGATGACGACGTCGATTTGTTTGACGAGGAGCCACTGGAGGATGACGTTGAGGGAGAGGCCCTTATAGCTGCCGATGATCTCTTGCTTCTCGCAGATGCTcctgctgagga GGCGTCATCTGTTGCACCTGCCCCTGCCCCGAGTTTTGCTATTGAACATGACATTGATGAGGATTCTGACCCCGTCTTCCCACCTGGGTTCGATCCAGACCAGGACATTGAGTTCATACAcctagatcagcccatggaggacccAGTTGATCCTGTTGACCCTGCGTTTGCTGATCCTGCAGATTTCGAGATGGTGtttgacgacccggagcctgctgtggccctcGAGCCAGTAGTTGTTCCAGACCCCGCATTCGAACATGACCCTATTCATGATGATGCACCCGTTGTTAATCCTTTGGTTGCTGATATACCTATCGATGATTATCCGATTgttgctccactgttggaggatgatcatgttgttgctgatGCCCATTTTGATGCACTACCATTGTTAGAGGGTCCTGTTGTTGCTCCACTGGTAGTGGATGAGCATGTTGCTGATATACCCGCTGAGCCTGATGTTGTTGCTCCTTTACCTGACCCGGTGCCTCTAGAGCCCGACCATGCACTCTTTGCGACTCATGTTGACCCCCGTTACGCGCACACCCGAAATGGGTGGATAGATGACGATGATGAGTACCCGCCTTTTGTGGTGCCAGTTACACCTGTTCCAGCACCTGCTTCAGCTCCTTTTGATGCACCCTTATTTCCCACCCACACTGCTGATGCTCACCGCACAAATCTGCCCATCACATTTCTCCAGGAGATCCCTCCGCCAcgtcctggagagggctcttcccGTCAGCCTTTCGGCCATACACCTTTTCTGACTGGAGGAGATCAGTCCTTGCCACAGATCCCTCATCATACTGCTGTTCCCCCTGTTCCACCGTTTACTGTGCCACATTTTACTCCAGCTAGTGAGCCTTTTCTTTGGACATCACCACCCATCATGCCACCATCGGATCCTTATCATCCTTTTCACATGGGTTATTCTGTAGAGGACATTCTCAGGTCATTCATGGTCTAG